Proteins from a genomic interval of Salmo salar chromosome ssa14, Ssal_v3.1, whole genome shotgun sequence:
- the si:ch211-133n4.6 gene encoding formin-like protein 2, translating into MLTRNFLILCSLAVLLVQADFDTNNNHAAQAMSTDKDSTSEEAPTESINAISSDQPNAPKPNGVTGPGVAANSVEDQEEDESSDEGLKKNYVPPPPPPTPPPPPPPTPAPQQNSGKLVGPAGGNRRKAPAPQQKRRSRPSRRQQ; encoded by the exons ATGTTGACCAG GAATTTTCTCATCCTCTGCTCTCTGGCAGTTCTGCTAGTACAAGCTGACTTCGATACTAATAACA ATCATGCTGCCCAAGCCATGTCCACAG ATAAGGACTCAACCTCGGAGGAAGCTCCAACTG AGAGCATAAATGCCATCTCCTCGGATCAGCCTAACG CTCCTAAACCTAATGGCGTCACTGGACCTG GTGTTGCAGCAAACAGTGTTGAGGACCAGGAGG AGGATGAAAGCTCAGATGAAGGTCTGAAAAAAAAttatgttcctcctcctcctcctcctacgcctcctcctcctcctcctcctactcctgctCCACAACAAAACTCAGGAAAGTTAGTTGGGCCAGCAGGTGGGAACCGGAGAAAGGCCCCAGCCCCACAACAAAAGAGGAGATCACGACCCTCCCGCCGTCAGCAGTGA
- the zgc:86598 gene encoding STKc_CK2_alpha domain-containing protein produces MSGPVTSRSRVYPDVNTQRPREYWDYESHVVEWGNQDDYQLVRKLGRGKYSEVFEAINITNNEKVVVKILKPVKKKKIKREIKILENLRGGPNIITLLDIVKDPVSRTPALVFEHVNNTDFKQLYQTLSDYDIRFYMYEILKALDYCHSMGIMHRDVKPHNVMIDHEHRKLRLIDWGLAEFYHPAQEYNVRVASRYFKGPELLVDYQMYDYSLDMWSLGCMLASMIFRKEPFFHGHDNYDQLVRIAKVLGTEDLYDYIDKYNIELDPRFNDILGRHSRKRWERFVHSENQHLVSTEALDFLDKLLRYDHHAGLAYPTNNHFYVEYNKGKDIRFPPFLLCFLPFHTIILY; encoded by the exons ATGTCTGGCCCAGTCACCAGTCGATCCCGGGTTTACCCCGACGTGAACACACAGAGACCCCGGGAGTACTGGGACTACGAGTCACACGTTGTGGAGTGGGG GAATCAAGATGACTACCAGCTGGTGCGAAAGCTAGGCCGGGGCAAATACAGCGAAGTGTTTGAAGCCATCAACATCACAAACAACGAAAAAGTAGTCGTCAAAATACTTAAG CCAGTAAAGAAGAAGAAAATCAAGCGAGAAATCAAGATTCTAGAAAACCTGCGAGGCGGCCCCAACATTATCACACTTCTAGACATCGTCAAGGATCCAGTG TCCCGGACTCCAGCCCTGGTTTTTGAACACGTTAACAACACAGACTTCAAG CAATTATATCAAACGCTATCAGACTACGACATACGGTTCTACATGTACGAGATCTTAAAG GCCCTGGACTACTGTCACAGTATGGGCATCATGCACAGAGACGTCAAGCCACACAACGTCATGATTGACCACGAACACAGAAAG CTTCGCCTTATAGACTGGGGTTTGGCAGAGTTCTACCACCCTGCTCAGGAGTACAACGTACGAGTGGCGTCCCGATACTTCAAGGGTCCAGAGCTGCTAGTCGACTACCAG ATGTACGACTACAGTTTAGACATGTGGAGCTTGGGCTGCATGCTGGCAAGTATGATTTTCAGGAAGGAGCCTTTCTTCCACGGACACGACAACTACGACCAG CTTGTACGAATCGCAAAAGTCCTGGGCACAGAAGACCTTTATGACTACATTGATAAATACAACATCGAGCTAGACCCACGGTTCAACGACATTCTGGGCAG ACATTCCCGTAAACGGTGGGAGAGGTTTGTGCACAGTGAGAACCAGCACCTGGTGAGCACCGAGGCTCTGGACTTCCTGGACAAGCTGCTGCGCTACGACCACCACG CTGGCCTGGCCTACCCAACCAACAACCATTTTTATGTTGAGTATAACAAAGGAAAAGATATTAGGTTCCCCCCTTTTCTTCTTTGTTTTCTTCCATTTCATACAATAATTCTATATTGA
- the zgc:86598 gene encoding STKc_CK2_alpha domain-containing protein isoform X1, whose product MSGPVTSRSRVYPDVNTQRPREYWDYESHVVEWGNQDDYQLVRKLGRGKYSEVFEAINITNNEKVVVKILKPVKKKKIKREIKILENLRGGPNIITLLDIVKDPVSRTPALVFEHVNNTDFKQLYQTLSDYDIRFYMYEILKALDYCHSMGIMHRDVKPHNVMIDHEHRKLRLIDWGLAEFYHPAQEYNVRVASRYFKGPELLVDYQMYDYSLDMWSLGCMLASMIFRKEPFFHGHDNYDQLVRIAKVLGTEDLYDYIDKYNIELDPRFNDILGRHSRKRWERFVHSENQHLVSTEALDFLDKLLRYDHHARLTAREAMDQPYFYPIVKDQARMGSTSGLSTGSTPVSSSSMMTGITSMSSSQPLANVAGSPVISSPSALATQVPAAAGAQP is encoded by the exons ATGTCTGGCCCAGTCACCAGTCGATCCCGGGTTTACCCCGACGTGAACACACAGAGACCCCGGGAGTACTGGGACTACGAGTCACACGTTGTGGAGTGGGG GAATCAAGATGACTACCAGCTGGTGCGAAAGCTAGGCCGGGGCAAATACAGCGAAGTGTTTGAAGCCATCAACATCACAAACAACGAAAAAGTAGTCGTCAAAATACTTAAG CCAGTAAAGAAGAAGAAAATCAAGCGAGAAATCAAGATTCTAGAAAACCTGCGAGGCGGCCCCAACATTATCACACTTCTAGACATCGTCAAGGATCCAGTG TCCCGGACTCCAGCCCTGGTTTTTGAACACGTTAACAACACAGACTTCAAG CAATTATATCAAACGCTATCAGACTACGACATACGGTTCTACATGTACGAGATCTTAAAG GCCCTGGACTACTGTCACAGTATGGGCATCATGCACAGAGACGTCAAGCCACACAACGTCATGATTGACCACGAACACAGAAAG CTTCGCCTTATAGACTGGGGTTTGGCAGAGTTCTACCACCCTGCTCAGGAGTACAACGTACGAGTGGCGTCCCGATACTTCAAGGGTCCAGAGCTGCTAGTCGACTACCAG ATGTACGACTACAGTTTAGACATGTGGAGCTTGGGCTGCATGCTGGCAAGTATGATTTTCAGGAAGGAGCCTTTCTTCCACGGACACGACAACTACGACCAG CTTGTACGAATCGCAAAAGTCCTGGGCACAGAAGACCTTTATGACTACATTGATAAATACAACATCGAGCTAGACCCACGGTTCAACGACATTCTGGGCAG ACATTCCCGTAAACGGTGGGAGAGGTTTGTGCACAGTGAGAACCAGCACCTGGTGAGCACCGAGGCTCTGGACTTCCTGGACAAGCTGCTGCGCTACGACCACCACGCTCGCCTCACAGCCCGGGAGGCCATGGACCAGCCCTACTTTT ACCCCATTGTGAAAGACCAGGCGAGAATGGGCTCTACATCAGGGCTGTCGACTGGTTCAACCCCAGTCAGCTCCTCCAGTATgatgacag GCATCACCTCCATGTCCTCGTCGCAGCCCCTGGCTAATGTGGCGGGCTCTCCTGTGATCTCCTCCCCCAGTGCTCTGGCCACTCAGGTCCCAGCCGCTGCCGGGGCCCAGCCCTGA